The Bombus pascuorum chromosome 9, iyBomPasc1.1, whole genome shotgun sequence genome has a window encoding:
- the LOC132910608 gene encoding DNA repair protein complementing XP-A cells homolog: MSTTLDVNDPLKDEELIENCQHFKERAERNRQKALLLRKSKIVSHPYVRSENEDSGKSTSYKVQGQRVIDSGGGFLIEESDELEQQMLEIISQPAPILIDFPHCDECKNEFKDSYLLQTFNLSVCDNCRDPKGKHSLITKTEAKQEYLLKDCDLDKREPPLKCITKKNPHNANWGEMKLYLQLQIEQRALQVWGSEEKLLKEKELRDVKREGAKIKKFNKKIKQLRMQVRSSLYDKTSKASHMHEFGEDTYNEHDDTYTHTCNTCGYEETYEKM; encoded by the exons ATGTCTACTACGTTAGATGTAAATGATCCATTAAAGGATgaagaattaatagaaaattgtcaGCACTTTAAAGAACGTGCAGAGCGAAATCGTCAAAAAGCATTACTTTTAAGAAAATCTAAAATAGTTTCTCATCCTTATGTAAGGAG TGAAAACGAAGATTCAGGAAAGAGTACATCTTATAAAGTTCAAGGACAACGTGTTATAGATAGTGGAGGAGGTTTTCTTATAGAAGAAAGTGATGAATTAGAACAACAAATG tTAGAAATAATATCACAACCTGCACCTATTCTTATAGATTTTCCTCATTGCGATGAATGTAAGAATGAATTTAAAGACTCATATCTACtacaaacatttaatttatctgTATGTGATAACTGCAG AGATCCTAAGGGCAAGCACtctttaattacaaaaacaGAAGCAAAACAAgagtatttattaaaagattgtGATTTGGATAAAAGAGAACCTCcattaaaatgtattactaaaaaaaatcCCCATAATGCAAATTGGGgtgaaatgaaattgtatttgCAACTACAAATAGAACAGAGAGCTTTACAAGTATGGGGTtctgaagaaaaattattgaaggaaaaagaattacGTGATGTTAAGAGGGAAGGagctaaaataaaaaaatttaacaaaaag ATTAAACAATTAAGAATGCAAGTCAGGAGCTCGTTATATGATAAAACATCAAAAGCTTCTCATATGCACGAGTTTGGAGAAGATACATATAATGAACATGATgatacatatacacacactTGCAATACTTGTGGATATGAAGAaacatatgaaaaaatgtaa